One Campylobacter lari DNA segment encodes these proteins:
- the ftsA gene encoding cell division protein FtsA: MNILGIDLGSIQTCAILAQKSEEGLKIIGFGKSKSNGIKKGAITNIELASKSIEEAVADAQMMSGVHYDKVIVSISGAYAKSVDSIGVVNIPNHEIGIKEIHRAVSTAKHTANIPSGYEIIHVLPYNFKVNDLEHVEDPLGMSGNRLEVSTHIVISQEVHIKNLKKAVELADLRVDNIVLSGYASSIACFDDSEKELGAILIDMGGAVCDMVIHAGNSIRYNECLQIGSVNITNDLSIALHTPPKEAEKLKLNYASLAQNENSIIQIPYMGDEKRKNEVSVEVISNVIYARIEETIIILAKMLSDNACANQAGAGIVLTGGMTKFAGLDKLASAYFDNKAVRIATAKKDTMDGFKEIFEDAENSCAIGLCLYGGGHFTPYELDSNEKLRYKGEPEFINKQIKQNLTIEEHEEENKDFEEIFQDQKDFEEKKTELTKVETKKDKKSGFMHKFWNKLINQF; this comes from the coding sequence TTGAATATTTTAGGAATTGATTTAGGCTCAATACAAACTTGTGCTATTTTAGCACAAAAAAGCGAAGAAGGACTCAAAATCATTGGTTTTGGAAAATCAAAATCAAATGGTATAAAAAAAGGAGCAATTACCAATATAGAACTTGCCTCAAAATCTATAGAAGAGGCAGTAGCTGATGCACAAATGATGTCAGGCGTGCATTATGATAAGGTAATTGTATCTATTTCAGGTGCTTATGCAAAAAGCGTAGATAGCATAGGTGTAGTTAATATACCAAATCATGAAATAGGTATTAAAGAAATTCACAGAGCAGTAAGCACAGCAAAACATACTGCAAATATACCTAGTGGATATGAAATCATTCATGTATTACCTTATAATTTTAAAGTAAATGATCTTGAACATGTAGAAGATCCTTTAGGAATGAGCGGAAATCGCCTTGAAGTTTCAACACATATTGTAATCTCGCAAGAAGTGCATATTAAAAATCTAAAAAAAGCAGTTGAGCTTGCTGATCTTAGAGTAGATAACATCGTTCTTTCAGGCTATGCTTCTTCTATTGCATGTTTTGATGATAGTGAAAAAGAATTGGGTGCTATTTTAATCGATATGGGTGGAGCAGTTTGTGATATGGTCATTCATGCGGGTAATTCTATACGCTATAATGAATGCCTACAAATTGGCTCGGTAAATATCACTAATGACTTATCTATAGCTTTACATACTCCACCAAAAGAAGCAGAAAAATTAAAACTAAACTACGCTTCTTTAGCACAAAATGAAAATTCTATCATACAAATACCATATATGGGTGATGAAAAAAGAAAAAATGAAGTTTCAGTAGAAGTTATATCTAATGTAATTTATGCAAGAATTGAAGAAACTATTATTATTTTAGCTAAAATGCTAAGTGATAATGCTTGTGCAAATCAAGCAGGAGCAGGTATAGTATTAACAGGTGGAATGACAAAATTTGCAGGACTTGACAAACTTGCTTCAGCTTATTTTGATAATAAAGCTGTTAGAATAGCGACCGCAAAAAAAGATACTATGGATGGCTTTAAAGAAATTTTTGAAGATGCAGAAAATAGCTGTGCTATAGGTCTTTGCTTATATGGTGGTGGACATTTTACTCCTTATGAATTAGACTCTAATGAGAAACTAAGATATAAAGGAGAACCTGAATTTATCAATAAACAGATAAAACAAAATCTCACCATAGAAGAGCACGAAGAAGAAAATAAAGATTTTGAAGAAATTTTCCAAGATCAAAAAGACTTTGAAGAGAAAAAAACAGAATTAACAAAAGTTGAAACCAAAAAAGATAAAAAATCAGGCTTTATGCATAAATTTTGGAATAAACTAATAAACCAGTTCTAA
- the ftsZ gene encoding cell division protein FtsZ — translation MSEYLVEEMQHAKGAKIKVIGCGGGGGNMIDHMVNMGLHDLDLISANTDAQAIAKSLAKTRIQLGEKKTKGLGAGMQPEIGAESARESFEEVKAALSQSDIVFISAGLGGGTGTGAAPVVAQAAKEVGALTVSVVTMPFAFEGKQRKKLAEAGLAELKKESDSIIVIQNEKLLSILPKKAGIKEAFKLVDDILARAVRGMVSILLEDGDINVDFADVRTVMSHRGLALMGVGHGEGENAIMDALSSAIESPLLDGMTMKGVKGVIIHYKIGPECSLIEISQATQSISDIADENAKVIFGATTDESMGDRVEVTIIATGFEDKAEIENAKEQEESKKNSYMNLRKASGGFDEEVISQLDVPAFLRRQMD, via the coding sequence ATGAGCGAATATCTAGTAGAAGAAATGCAACACGCAAAAGGCGCAAAAATAAAAGTTATAGGCTGCGGTGGTGGTGGCGGTAATATGATAGATCATATGGTAAATATGGGCTTGCATGATCTTGATCTTATTTCAGCAAATACTGATGCGCAAGCCATAGCTAAATCTTTAGCAAAAACTAGAATTCAACTAGGTGAGAAAAAAACCAAAGGTTTAGGTGCTGGAATGCAACCAGAAATTGGAGCAGAAAGCGCAAGAGAAAGTTTCGAAGAAGTAAAAGCTGCTTTAAGTCAAAGCGATATAGTATTTATTTCAGCAGGACTTGGTGGTGGAACTGGTACAGGTGCGGCTCCTGTTGTAGCACAAGCTGCTAAAGAAGTAGGTGCATTAACCGTTTCAGTTGTAACTATGCCTTTTGCATTTGAGGGAAAACAAAGAAAAAAATTAGCAGAAGCTGGCTTGGCTGAATTAAAAAAAGAAAGTGATTCTATCATTGTAATCCAAAATGAAAAACTTCTTAGCATACTTCCAAAAAAGGCAGGTATAAAAGAAGCATTCAAACTAGTAGATGATATCTTAGCTAGAGCTGTTAGAGGTATGGTGTCTATCCTTTTAGAAGATGGCGATATTAATGTTGACTTTGCTGATGTTAGAACCGTTATGAGCCATAGAGGTTTAGCTTTAATGGGCGTGGGTCATGGAGAAGGCGAAAATGCTATCATGGACGCATTATCAAGTGCTATAGAATCTCCATTATTAGATGGTATGACTATGAAAGGCGTTAAAGGCGTAATTATCCATTATAAAATTGGTCCTGAATGCTCATTGATAGAAATTTCACAAGCTACTCAAAGCATTAGCGATATAGCAGATGAAAATGCAAAAGTAATCTTTGGTGCAACTACTGATGAGAGTATGGGTGATCGTGTTGAAGTAACTATCATTGCTACAGGTTTTGAAGATAAAGCTGAAATAGAAAATGCCAAAGAACAAGAAGAAAGTAAAAAAAATAGTTATATGAATTTGCGCAAAGCTAGTGGTGGATTTGATGAAGAAGTGATTTCTCAGCTTGATGTTCCTGCTTTCTTGCGTCGCCAGATGGATTAA
- a CDS encoding nicotinate phosphoribosyltransferase, giving the protein MNSSLLCDFYELSMAYAYFKQNMHKQIVYFEVFFRKAPDNASYAVFCGLEQIINHINHFYFSQSDIDFLKNTHKFDDDFLNYLLTLKFSGDILSVKEGECVFANTPLMIIKAPVIEALLLETFILLTLNHQCLITTKASRIAQIAKEKLLLEFGSRRAHGESAALNGARAAFVGGFHASACTLAGKKFDIPISGTMSHAWVQMFDDELSAFRAYCQIYKDNISLLIDTYDYKNGIENAILVFNELNAQDSMQNYSIRIDSGDLFKISRYIRKKLDLASLTKCKIIASNALDEFIVEKLLKNKAPIDAFGIGEKLITSASSPIFGAVYKLVALEKNNQIIPKIKISASSSKTTLPHFKKLIRYYKNNKASFDILYTHDESIKNYQGCTYKNLHELIFKDGKLVYELPNLKNIQEYHKKSIDGLDFKLKKLQNPSIYKVKISKKLQNMQKTHLEKN; this is encoded by the coding sequence ATGAATTCTTCATTATTATGTGATTTTTACGAACTAAGTATGGCTTATGCATATTTTAAGCAAAATATGCATAAGCAAATTGTTTATTTTGAAGTTTTTTTTAGAAAAGCTCCTGATAATGCTTCTTATGCTGTTTTTTGTGGACTAGAGCAAATCATAAATCATATTAACCATTTTTATTTCTCTCAAAGCGATATAGATTTTTTAAAAAATACTCACAAATTTGATGATGATTTTTTAAATTACCTTTTAACCTTAAAATTTAGTGGAGATATACTAAGCGTTAAAGAAGGTGAATGTGTTTTTGCTAATACACCTTTAATGATTATCAAAGCACCTGTAATAGAGGCTTTATTGTTAGAAACTTTCATACTTTTAACTCTAAATCATCAATGTCTAATTACCACTAAAGCTAGCAGAATTGCTCAAATTGCAAAAGAAAAACTACTCTTAGAATTTGGTTCTCGTAGAGCCCATGGAGAAAGTGCGGCTTTAAATGGTGCTAGAGCTGCTTTTGTAGGTGGTTTTCATGCAAGTGCTTGTACTTTAGCTGGAAAAAAATTTGACATTCCTATTAGCGGAACCATGTCTCATGCTTGGGTACAAATGTTTGATGATGAGCTAAGTGCTTTTAGAGCATATTGTCAAATTTATAAAGATAATATAAGTCTTTTGATTGACACTTATGATTATAAAAATGGTATTGAAAATGCTATTTTAGTTTTTAATGAATTAAATGCGCAAGATTCTATGCAAAATTATTCCATTCGTATTGACTCAGGAGATTTGTTTAAGATCTCTAGATATATTAGAAAAAAACTAGATCTTGCTAGCTTAACAAAATGTAAAATCATAGCTAGCAATGCTTTAGATGAGTTTATCGTAGAAAAATTACTAAAAAACAAAGCTCCAATCGATGCTTTTGGCATTGGAGAAAAGCTTATTACTTCGGCAAGTTCGCCTATTTTTGGAGCTGTTTATAAGCTTGTTGCATTAGAAAAAAACAATCAAATCATCCCTAAAATAAAAATCAGTGCAAGCTCAAGCAAAACAACCTTACCGCATTTTAAAAAACTTATAAGGTATTATAAAAACAATAAAGCAAGTTTTGATATTTTATATACACATGATGAGAGTATCAAAAATTATCAAGGTTGTACATATAAAAATTTACATGAGCTTATTTTTAAAGATGGAAAATTAGTTTATGAGCTTCCTAACTTGAAAAATATTCAAGAATATCATAAAAAAAGTATTGATGGTTTAGATTTTAAACTAAAAAAACTTCAAAATCCAAGTATTTATAAAGTAAAAATTTCTAAAAAATTACAAAATATGCAAAAAACTCACTTAGAAAAAAATTAA
- the ispG gene encoding flavodoxin-dependent (E)-4-hydroxy-3-methylbut-2-enyl-diphosphate synthase — translation MGYQRYKTRQIKVGDVLIGGDAPISVQSMLFTKTRDIEGCLEQLNKLYFAGANIVRLACLDMADARALKEIKAKSPLPLIVDIHFNHKLAVFCAEFIDGVRINPGNIGSKENIKEVVQACKQRKIPIRIGVNHGSIEKQFSDKYGYNIEAMLESALYNIKLLEDLDFFDIKISMKTSDVQNTIKAYEALRPLCDYPFHLGVTEAGTKFHSTVKSSIALGSLLLKGIGDTMRVSMTGELEEEIKVARAILQDSGVQKSGVNIISCPTCGRIQSDLIKAIKIVEEKTKHIKEPLNISVMGCVVNALGEAKGADVAIAFGKNQGLVIRHGEVVAKLKEDELVDRFLLEVEDEVKLREKD, via the coding sequence ATGGGATATCAAAGATACAAAACAAGACAAATAAAAGTAGGTGATGTTTTAATAGGTGGTGATGCTCCTATTTCGGTGCAATCTATGCTTTTTACCAAAACAAGAGATATTGAAGGTTGTTTAGAGCAGCTTAACAAGCTTTATTTTGCCGGTGCGAATATAGTGCGTTTAGCTTGTTTGGATATGGCAGATGCAAGAGCTTTAAAAGAAATCAAAGCAAAAAGTCCCTTGCCTTTAATAGTGGATATACATTTTAATCACAAGTTAGCAGTTTTTTGCGCTGAATTTATCGATGGGGTGAGAATTAATCCAGGAAATATAGGCTCAAAAGAAAATATCAAAGAAGTGGTGCAAGCTTGTAAACAAAGAAAAATTCCTATTAGAATAGGGGTAAATCATGGTTCTATAGAAAAGCAATTTAGCGATAAGTATGGTTATAATATAGAAGCTATGCTTGAGAGTGCTTTGTATAATATAAAATTACTAGAAGATTTAGACTTTTTTGACATTAAAATTTCTATGAAAACTTCAGATGTGCAAAATACTATAAAAGCTTATGAGGCTCTAAGACCACTTTGTGATTATCCGTTTCATTTAGGAGTTACTGAGGCAGGAACTAAATTTCATAGCACGGTTAAAAGCTCGATTGCTTTAGGAAGTTTACTTCTAAAAGGTATAGGCGATACGATGAGAGTTTCTATGACAGGAGAGCTTGAAGAAGAGATCAAAGTAGCAAGGGCTATTTTGCAAGATAGTGGAGTGCAAAAGAGTGGAGTAAATATCATCTCATGTCCAACTTGTGGAAGAATTCAAAGTGATTTGATTAAAGCGATTAAAATAGTAGAAGAAAAAACCAAACATATAAAAGAGCCGTTAAATATAAGTGTTATGGGTTGTGTTGTAAATGCTCTGGGTGAAGCTAAAGGTGCTGATGTGGCGATTGCTTTTGGAAAAAATCAAGGTTTAGTTATAAGACATGGTGAAGTGGTGGCAAAATTAAAAGAAGATGAGCTTGTAGATAGATTTTTACTTGAAGTAGAAGATGAGGTAAAACTTAGAGAAAAAGATTAA
- a CDS encoding primosomal protein N' yields the protein MNFYQLAIKGYYLDTLTYESEEEFEILDEVVVDLARKKNLKAIILQKCSKPDFKTQAIKEKTGFKLTQYQYELAQFIAYYYASKIAFVLGMFESIKEYKNEKIHIEKTPSLSKNQQEALEFIKTKQTSLLFGDTGSGKTEIYISLIKEYLEQGKQVLLLMPEIALTPQMQKRLKVYFDEHFFLWHSKITKKKKQECLQDLANSKALLVVGARSALFLPFENLGLIIIDEEHDNSYKASNNPKINARDLALFIAKKMHIKVLLGSATPSVVSFYKHPCFRLKGTFFESKKQFLYDESELSVSSKLLLELKISLRNKKQAVVFLPTRANFRQILCKECANTIKCPFCSIALSLHKNKNALKCHYCNFTKEIDQTCPTCNGVMLEAKKMGTAELCELLEKELAEFNPIIKRFDSDEISSVKKLDMILKDFNQEKIDILVGTSMLAKGHDYHNVDLSVILGLDEYLFRPNFKALEETLALAMQVAGRAGRKGEGRVLLQTKNRSFFEKYIQDYDSFLKDELNARSGLYPPFKRLLRLIIEDEDKNKALNLCEFIANKVQELKQVQLVGHGACGIEMLNKKWRFYVLLRANTHQELVKFEHFVLDFKNITCDIDPVDFS from the coding sequence TTGAATTTTTATCAACTTGCTATTAAAGGATATTATTTAGATACCTTAACTTATGAAAGTGAGGAAGAATTTGAAATTTTAGATGAGGTAGTAGTTGATCTTGCAAGAAAAAAAAATCTCAAAGCTATAATTTTGCAAAAATGCTCAAAGCCTGATTTTAAAACTCAAGCTATAAAAGAAAAAACAGGTTTTAAACTAACACAATACCAATATGAACTTGCTCAATTTATTGCTTATTATTATGCTAGTAAAATAGCTTTTGTTTTGGGTATGTTTGAAAGTATTAAAGAGTATAAAAATGAAAAAATTCATATAGAAAAAACACCTAGTTTAAGTAAAAATCAGCAAGAGGCTTTGGAATTTATAAAAACCAAACAAACTAGTTTGCTATTTGGTGATACAGGAAGTGGTAAAACTGAAATTTATATTAGCTTGATAAAAGAATATTTAGAGCAAGGAAAGCAAGTTTTACTTTTAATGCCAGAAATCGCTCTAACTCCACAAATGCAAAAAAGATTAAAAGTGTATTTTGACGAGCATTTTTTCTTGTGGCATTCTAAAATTACTAAGAAAAAAAAGCAAGAATGTTTGCAAGATTTAGCAAATTCAAAAGCTCTTTTAGTAGTGGGAGCTAGGTCAGCTTTGTTTTTACCTTTTGAGAATTTAGGTTTGATTATTATTGATGAGGAGCATGATAATTCTTATAAAGCTTCTAATAATCCAAAAATCAATGCAAGAGATTTGGCTTTATTTATAGCAAAAAAAATGCATATAAAAGTTCTTTTAGGTTCTGCTACTCCAAGTGTTGTAAGTTTTTATAAACATCCTTGTTTTAGACTTAAAGGAACTTTCTTTGAAAGCAAAAAGCAGTTTTTATACGATGAGAGTGAGCTTAGTGTTTCATCAAAATTGCTTTTAGAATTAAAAATTAGCTTGAGAAATAAAAAGCAAGCCGTGGTATTTTTACCTACAAGGGCAAATTTTAGACAAATTTTATGCAAAGAATGTGCTAATACCATTAAATGCCCTTTTTGTTCTATTGCTTTGAGTTTGCATAAAAATAAAAATGCATTAAAATGCCACTATTGTAATTTTACTAAAGAAATCGATCAAACCTGTCCAACTTGCAATGGAGTTATGCTTGAAGCTAAAAAAATGGGTACAGCAGAGCTTTGTGAGCTCTTAGAAAAAGAATTAGCTGAGTTTAATCCTATCATAAAAAGATTTGATAGTGATGAGATTAGCAGTGTAAAAAAGCTTGATATGATTTTAAAAGATTTTAACCAAGAGAAAATTGATATTTTAGTAGGTACTTCCATGCTTGCTAAAGGACATGATTATCATAATGTGGATTTGAGTGTGATTTTGGGGCTTGATGAGTATTTATTTAGACCTAATTTTAAAGCTTTGGAAGAGACTTTGGCTCTTGCTATGCAAGTAGCAGGTCGTGCAGGTCGAAAGGGTGAGGGTAGGGTGCTTTTGCAAACTAAGAATAGATCTTTTTTTGAAAAATATATACAAGATTATGATAGTTTTTTAAAAGATGAATTAAATGCTAGAAGCGGGCTTTACCCTCCATTTAAAAGACTTTTAAGGCTAATTATTGAAGATGAGGATAAAAACAAAGCTTTAAATTTGTGTGAATTTATAGCTAATAAAGTTCAAGAATTAAAACAAGTGCAATTAGTAGGACATGGTGCTTGTGGTATTGAAATGCTAAATAAGAAATGGCGTTTTTATGTATTATTGCGTGCTAATACTCATCAAGAACTTGTAAAATTTGAGCATTTTGTTTTAGACTTTAAAAATATTACTTGTGATATAGATCCAGTTGATTTTAGTTGA
- a CDS encoding type II secretion system protein, which translates to MQTKKAFALIELVFCMMIIAILSVIAYPYFSFGKNDAKLIQIKSEVELINASLSLLRNQFLFKESKDFPVILDEALINSENQKLFVCSSSQNHKNTKQCTYSVLEKPIISSKKSWMKIANTQYRFFINSKNYIDFSYNSEKVFLECVSLNCKDYGF; encoded by the coding sequence ATGCAAACAAAAAAAGCTTTTGCTTTGATAGAGCTTGTTTTTTGTATGATGATTATTGCTATTCTTAGTGTAATTGCTTATCCGTATTTTTCTTTTGGAAAAAACGATGCTAAACTCATTCAGATAAAAAGTGAGGTAGAGCTTATCAATGCTTCTTTGTCTTTACTTAGAAATCAGTTTTTATTTAAAGAAAGTAAGGATTTTCCAGTAATTTTAGATGAAGCTTTAATAAATAGTGAAAACCAAAAATTATTTGTATGTTCTAGTTCTCAAAATCATAAAAATACAAAACAATGTACTTACAGCGTTTTAGAAAAACCAATCATTTCATCTAAAAAATCGTGGATGAAAATAGCAAATACTCAATATAGATTTTTTATAAATTCTAAAAATTACATAGATTTTTCTTATAATAGTGAAAAAGTTTTTTTAGAATGTGTGAGTTTAAATTGTAAGGATTATGGGTTTTGA
- the uvrB gene encoding excinuclease ABC subunit UvrB produces the protein MFELTSDFKPSPDQKQAIDGIVKSIKAGNKYQTLLGVTGSGKTFTMANIIKNLNMPTLIMSHNKSLCAQLYSEFKGFFANNHVEYFISYYDYYQPEAYIPRTDVFIEKDSSTNEDLERLRLSASASLLSYDDVICIASVSANYGLGNPSEYVGMVLILELNMQISQKELLKKLVDMGYKRNDNFFDRADFRVNGDIVDIYPAYYEDEAIRLEFFGDELEAMYHYNVLENKKGKDLKKFILYPTSQFSVGEARLKEAIKGIKAELNERLAYFENENKLVEAQRLKQRVEFDLEMLQSTGMCKGVENYALHLTGLKSGDTPYTLFDYFAIKNQDFLVIVDESHVSLPQFRGMFAGDRSRKQTLVDYGFRLPSALDNRPLMFDEFINKNCKFLFVSATPAPLELELSKENIFYQIMRPTGLLDPKIEIKDSENQVEILYDEAKKVIERNERVLITVLTKKMAEELSKYYLELGLKVKYMHSEIDAIERNEIIRGLRSGAFDILIGINLLREGLDLPEVSLIAIMDADKEGFLRSTTALIQTMGRAARNVNGKVLLFAKKITKSMQEAIDTTNERRTLQEAYNKKHNITPTSAKRNIEESLKHELEQGEIYRKGKELEKMPAKERAKIVKELRKQMLEAAKNLEFEKAAMLRDEINKLRTL, from the coding sequence ATGTTTGAACTTACTAGTGATTTTAAGCCAAGTCCTGATCAAAAACAAGCCATTGATGGTATAGTAAAAAGCATTAAAGCAGGTAATAAATACCAAACCTTGCTAGGTGTTACAGGCAGTGGAAAAACTTTCACTATGGCAAATATCATTAAAAACTTAAACATGCCCACTCTTATCATGAGTCACAATAAAAGCTTATGCGCGCAACTTTATAGTGAATTTAAAGGCTTTTTTGCAAATAATCATGTGGAGTATTTTATAAGCTATTATGATTATTATCAGCCAGAAGCTTATATACCAAGAACGGATGTGTTTATAGAAAAAGATAGTTCCACTAATGAAGATTTAGAAAGATTAAGACTAAGTGCAAGTGCTTCGCTTTTAAGTTATGATGATGTTATTTGTATAGCTAGTGTTTCGGCAAATTATGGTTTAGGAAATCCAAGTGAGTATGTAGGTATGGTTTTAATTTTAGAACTAAATATGCAAATTTCACAAAAAGAACTTTTAAAAAAACTTGTAGATATGGGTTATAAACGCAATGATAATTTCTTTGATAGAGCTGATTTTAGAGTAAATGGAGATATAGTAGATATATATCCAGCTTATTATGAGGATGAAGCTATTAGACTTGAGTTTTTTGGCGATGAGCTTGAGGCGATGTATCATTATAATGTCTTAGAAAATAAAAAAGGTAAAGATTTAAAAAAATTTATACTTTACCCAACCAGTCAATTTAGTGTAGGTGAGGCTAGGCTTAAAGAGGCTATAAAAGGCATAAAAGCTGAATTAAACGAACGCCTTGCTTATTTTGAAAATGAAAATAAACTCGTAGAAGCACAAAGGCTAAAACAAAGAGTAGAATTTGACCTTGAAATGCTTCAAAGCACTGGCATGTGTAAAGGAGTTGAAAATTACGCTTTGCATTTAACAGGACTTAAAAGCGGTGATACACCTTATACTCTTTTTGATTATTTTGCCATTAAAAACCAAGACTTTTTAGTCATTGTAGATGAATCCCATGTATCTTTACCACAATTTCGTGGGATGTTTGCAGGGGATAGAAGTAGAAAGCAAACTTTGGTTGATTATGGTTTTCGCTTGCCAAGCGCCTTAGATAATAGACCTTTGATGTTTGATGAATTTATTAATAAAAATTGTAAATTTTTATTTGTTTCAGCTACACCTGCGCCTTTAGAACTAGAATTAAGCAAAGAAAATATTTTTTATCAAATCATGCGTCCAACAGGGCTTTTAGATCCTAAAATAGAAATCAAAGATAGTGAAAATCAAGTAGAAATTTTATACGATGAAGCTAAAAAAGTTATAGAACGCAATGAAAGAGTTTTAATAACCGTTTTAACTAAAAAAATGGCTGAAGAGCTTAGTAAATACTACTTAGAACTTGGCTTAAAAGTAAAATACATGCATTCAGAAATTGACGCAATAGAGCGTAATGAAATCATCCGTGGTTTAAGAAGTGGTGCTTTTGATATTTTAATCGGAATTAATCTTTTAAGAGAAGGACTTGACTTGCCTGAAGTTTCTCTTATAGCCATTATGGATGCAGATAAAGAAGGCTTTTTAAGAAGCACCACTGCACTCATTCAAACGATGGGACGTGCTGCTAGAAATGTCAATGGAAAAGTTTTACTTTTTGCCAAAAAAATCACAAAATCTATGCAAGAAGCTATCGATACTACCAATGAAAGAAGGACTTTACAAGAAGCTTATAATAAAAAACACAACATCACACCAACATCAGCAAAAAGAAACATAGAAGAAAGTTTAAAACATGAACTTGAGCAAGGAGAAATTTATCGCAAAGGCAAAGAACTTGAAAAAATGCCTGCAAAAGAACGTGCTAAAATAGTAAAAGAATTAAGAAAACAAATGTTAGAAGCAGCTAAAAATCTTGAATTTGAAAAAGCGGCAATGCTTAGAGATGAGATTAATAAATTAAGAACTTTATAA
- the efp gene encoding elongation factor P translates to MASYGMGDLKKGLKIEIDGIPFKIVEYQHVKPGKGPAFVRIKIKSFIDGKVLEKTFHAGDKCESPNLEEKQMQYLYDDGENCQFMDTQTYEQVAISDEDVGEAKKWMLDGTMVDVLFHNGKAIGVEVPQVMELKIIETAPNFKGDTQGSNKKPATLETGAVVQIPFHVLEGEVIRVDTVRGEYIERANK, encoded by the coding sequence ATGGCTTCTTATGGAATGGGAGATTTAAAAAAAGGTTTAAAAATAGAAATTGATGGTATTCCTTTTAAAATCGTAGAATATCAACACGTAAAACCAGGAAAAGGTCCTGCTTTTGTACGTATTAAAATTAAATCTTTTATCGATGGTAAGGTTTTAGAAAAAACTTTCCATGCAGGAGATAAATGCGAATCTCCAAATTTAGAAGAAAAACAAATGCAATATCTATATGATGATGGTGAAAATTGTCAATTTATGGATACTCAAACTTATGAGCAAGTTGCAATTAGTGATGAAGATGTGGGTGAAGCTAAAAAATGGATGCTTGATGGAACCATGGTGGATGTTTTATTTCACAATGGAAAAGCAATCGGTGTGGAAGTACCTCAAGTAATGGAGCTTAAAATTATCGAAACAGCACCAAATTTCAAAGGTGACACTCAAGGTTCAAACAAAAAACCAGCTACTTTAGAAACAGGTGCAGTAGTACAAATTCCTTTCCATGTGTTAGAAGGGGAAGTAATCCGTGTTGATACTGTGCGTGGAGAATATATAGAAAGAGCAAATAAATAA